In one Ictalurus furcatus strain D&B chromosome 28, Billie_1.0, whole genome shotgun sequence genomic region, the following are encoded:
- the LOC128603450 gene encoding phospholipase D1-like isoform X2 translates to MDLHNYIKVMRHPNHVTSGVFLWSHHEKLVAIDQSMAFMGGLDLAFGRWDDSNYRLTDVLVSGTDIQGACSVPKTKRKAVAGGAGDKNTLLWLGKDYNNFFMKDWTQIDKPFEDIVDRTMVPRIPWRDLGAMVHGKAASDLSRHFIQRWNFTKDREL, encoded by the exons ATGGACCTGCACAATTACATCAAG GTTATGCGTCATCCCAACCACGTGACCTCCGGAGTCTTCCTGTGGTCCCACCATGAAAAGTTGGTGGCTATCGATCAGTCGATGGCCTTCATGGGCGGGCTGGACCTTGCTTTCGGCAGATGGGACGACAGTAATTACAGGCTAACTGACGTCTTAGTATCGGGCACAGATATTCAGGGTGCATGTTCAGTTCCAAAG aCTAAAAGGAAGGCTGTCGCTGGCGGAGCGGGTGATAAAAATACACTGTTGTGGTTAGGAAAGGACTACAACAACTTCTTCATGAAGGACTGGACACAGATAGACAAACCTTTTGAAG ATATCGTGGACCGGACGATGGTGCCGCGCATCCCGTGGCGTGACCTCGGAGCCATGGTCCATGGGAAGGCAGCCAGCGACCTTTCGCGCCACTTTATTCAGCGCTGGAATTTCACTAAGGACAGAG